Genomic window (Tripterygium wilfordii isolate XIE 37 chromosome 11, ASM1340144v1, whole genome shotgun sequence):
ATTATCGACTTTGCGGAGTTCAGAAGACGAGTAGGCAAGAACTGCACTGTAAATGATTCCAGAGCTTTCTATGAATTCCAGGAGCGGCGAGGCCGGGTATtacatttattttgttttatttttatctattattgatttttattatgTACTCGAAGATGTGCGTTTTGCTGTTATTGATGGAGTCAGTGGTATTTTAGGGTTATGAATtgaaatgagtttttttttttcttcagtaaGAAAATGTAGTTATTGGTAGTTCTGCATCAAATTAGTAATTGATTCTTGTTCAGGGTTGTTGCCTCTGGGTGTTATTGTTCTTATAGGAGTAAATATATGTGAAATTTGTACTAGGAGTGTGTTCTTAAGCTGAATTTTGCTTCTGGGTAGGCAGGGGAGCCTTTGTATGTGTTACTATCTTGCTGGCTAGCAGCAGTTGGTGCTGGTCTTCTCAAATCTGAGGAGATTCTGGAGGGCGTAGCGAGGATTCGTATatcaaatgacattgaatttgaAGAGCAGACTTTCATTGCCTTGATGAATGAAGCAAGAGAGGTTTGTCAATCTCATTTTAATTCCCTTTCCCTCTATTTTGAGTATGTCAGTTTTTTGGGATTGCatgattcaaaattttcttttctttccagtTTCCACTATTATTTTGAGTCAGGCAAGTGCCAGCCTTTCAACGTGAATGCTAAGTATGTTTCATTTGAACTCCATTGTCTTATTGATAGCCCGACCTTTTATGCAATATATGAATGACTATACACCACTATTATCCCCCAAAGTTCAAACTCAGCTGTCGGGTTCTTCCTCAGGATGAACTACCATGGTAGAGTTGCTTAAGTGGAACTTCaacctttttgtttcttcttttagcAGGGGATAAGGCTGTGGCATGCGAATTTCCCAAATCCCTTTTGATGCGGCAACGCCTTAGATATAGGGCATTAGAATATGTGTGTGCATAATACGTAGTTTTTGAGAACTGTGCATTGTGGTGATTATAAAGAGAGCACAACAGGACTCAAAAGGTTAACAATGAATTCAGTACTGAATAAAAAGAAATGTGGGCTATCACTTTAAACCATCAGCACAAACAGTTTGCAGTTGAACTGGTGACTAAGAGCGTAGTAGACAATTTAATACATGTAGAGATGCTTAATCACTTCAAATATTTGGAAATGCAGTTTCTTATGGCAGAGTTTGATAGTGGATTTGGGGGTCTCcgttcatttattttttaaccaTGGGGAGCATATGGCTTTTCAGCATGATGTTCCGAAGCTAAATAAGTTATCACCGGTGCTTGATAGCGTGCAAGATAGAATGACGGGATATATGAGCTATATTTGAGATCTTGCATATATTCATTCATCTgtgttttgaactttgctttgTTGACACTGAAGGTTCTATTTTATATTTGAGCTACAGCTAACTAATTTTTGTTGGGGATTGGTGCATACTATAGAAACGAGCACGACTAAATGTTCCGACTCCTGCTGTACCCTTGGAGGTTCGAGCAGAAAAAGCTCTTGATGCTATTCACGTCTGCTGCTTCGGGAAGGATCAAATAGAAGAAAAAGATGAGGAACTGCTATGTATCATGCTTACTGCTGTATTCCCTTCAGTTAAGCAGTCAGAGATAGAAAGGATTATCAAAGACAAGGCCACAAAAATCGCGGAGGGCAGGGATGAGATCAATATTCCAGAGCCAACTCCACTTCCAAAAGAAGCTGTACAAATGCAAATGAAGGACCTCCAGTTCCTCAAGCAAAATGAGTCCTGAAAGGAGTGCTTCCCGGGAGCCGCTCAATTGAAAATTATAGATGAAAGTCGATGCAGTTTAGAATTCTAATCCTGTATTTACGGTTCCAAATGAGAATTTTACCCTTTCAAATGGGAACTGAGATGCATGATTTTAGAACAGATCAATTTATACTTTTGCCTTCAGCCCATCAGTCTGCATCAGATGAGTGCTTTTATATTCCCTGTTTCTCTATTTCTTGTCAAATTTGAGTAATCttttcataattattattatttttatatgtagtaACACTTTTTCTGCTTAGGAAGTGCAAAATGAATATGATGTTTCTAAGTGAGTTCAAAATATGGGAATTGTTTCTCCAGAAGGGAACCATGTCCAGGTCTTGAAACAAGTTATGCTGCTCAAGCTTTAGGCTAATTCGTGATTATAACTCCAAGAAGTGATCAAGGTAGTTTCTGATAACATAAGCTGAGACGATTTTATTTAAAGGGACAAAAGCCCCACTTAGTACATTTTTGATACTgactgaagaaaaagaaaactcagACTCAAAGAAACCCCATTACTAAAAGACACTGCTGACGATACGATGTCGGTGACAGACAAAAATCACTGGTATTGTGGTGCTATTTTGCCTTCCTTAACAATGTAATTCTGTGGAGGAAATTCTTCTCCCTTGAAGTACCTTTCGAGCATGTCCTTGGTTCCAGCAGCATAACGCAGCTGCAAAAATTTC
Coding sequences:
- the LOC120009423 gene encoding photosystem I assembly factor PSA3, chloroplastic, whose product is MVVVTSTSPSSLSLRTQISTPFRPISPLLLHFHKLYCNPKRTSRTQRSYGPLSVRAYMENQNSISSFANKVIGALPVIGLVARIFSDEGGVGGDIIDFAEFRRRVGKNCTVNDSRAFYEFQERRGRAGEPLYVLLSCWLAAVGAGLLKSEEILEGVARIRISNDIEFEEQTFIALMNEAREKRARLNVPTPAVPLEVRAEKALDAIHVCCFGKDQIEEKDEELLCIMLTAVFPSVKQSEIERIIKDKATKIAEGRDEINIPEPTPLPKEAVQMQMKDLQFLKQNES